A genomic window from Treponema maltophilum ATCC 51939 includes:
- a CDS encoding energy-coupling factor transporter transmembrane component T family protein yields MDFRTKLTVFFCTVFLVSVISKDTVFFCLIGLLAAYGVFQKHYRSIFRCVFVLLIVETIQLISKGNGLGTMLPEMFLFIITRMIAVLISVIPVIKTPPGELTAVINKLKINRNIALSFIFMMRFFPIIGNEFKEIIESLKLRGLFTLTKPLQTMEYVFIPMMFSASKTAEELAAAAEVRGISAAGVHTSKRAIVFTAVDWAITLIALVISAGLYYWELH; encoded by the coding sequence ATGGATTTCCGTACTAAATTAACAGTATTCTTTTGTACGGTATTTTTGGTATCGGTTATTTCCAAGGATACCGTATTTTTCTGTTTAATCGGTTTATTGGCAGCGTATGGCGTTTTTCAAAAACACTATCGCAGTATATTCCGCTGTGTTTTTGTTTTACTCATTGTCGAAACAATACAGCTCATTTCAAAGGGTAACGGATTAGGTACAATGCTGCCGGAAATGTTTTTATTTATTATCACTCGAATGATCGCTGTGCTTATATCGGTTATTCCAGTCATTAAAACACCGCCGGGAGAATTGACCGCTGTTATAAACAAATTGAAAATCAATAGAAACATTGCGTTGTCTTTTATTTTTATGATGCGTTTTTTTCCGATTATCGGAAATGAATTTAAAGAGATTATCGAGTCCTTAAAATTGCGCGGATTATTTACCTTAACAAAACCGCTGCAAACAATGGAATATGTCTTTATCCCGATGATGTTTTCCGCTTCTAAAACAGCGGAAGAATTAGCTGCTGCTGCGGAAGTACGGGGGATATCCGCTGCCGGAGTACACACCTCTAAGCGGGCTATCGTATTTACCGCCGTCGATTGGGCTATCACACTGATCGCTCTTGTTATATCCGCGGGATTATATTATTGGGAACTTCATTAA
- a CDS encoding MptD family putative ECF transporter S component, whose translation MSNRLSVKDLATIGIFSAIMIVVFIAFSMITGASLFFNMVLNAVFAAFILAPFFVYMAMKVNKPGVVLIYNTLHAVLTTVFMGPFMFPWFFVGGIIGELSMWGKDSYRNCKRITIAWIITSLTRATHGMSEIWFFYNAFVKTGVSKEQIDIQTQYYTDPKWVAISLILTVIAAMLGCYIGNKMLKKHFIKTGLLN comes from the coding sequence ATGTCAAATAGGTTGTCCGTAAAGGATTTGGCGACGATCGGTATTTTTTCGGCAATAATGATCGTTGTGTTTATTGCATTCTCGATGATTACCGGCGCGTCCTTATTTTTTAATATGGTGTTGAATGCCGTGTTTGCAGCGTTTATCCTCGCACCGTTTTTTGTGTATATGGCAATGAAGGTCAATAAACCGGGCGTAGTTCTTATTTATAATACGCTGCATGCCGTTTTAACAACCGTTTTTATGGGGCCGTTTATGTTCCCTTGGTTTTTTGTCGGTGGAATTATCGGCGAACTTTCCATGTGGGGTAAGGACAGCTACCGGAACTGCAAGCGAATTACCATAGCGTGGATTATTACTTCGCTTACACGAGCCACACACGGTATGAGCGAAATTTGGTTTTTCTATAATGCTTTTGTAAAGACCGGTGTTTCGAAGGAACAAATCGATATACAAACACAATACTATACCGATCCTAAATGGGTCGCAATTTCATTAATCCTTACTGTTATTGCTGCAATGCTCGGTTGCTATATCGGCAATAAAATGCTTAAAAAACATTTTATAAAAACAGGGTTGTTAAATTAG
- a CDS encoding helix-turn-helix domain-containing protein, producing MDYLNHLYGRDIKAVKKLQHGIVHTVKTPNGICYITSYRIFPGVNVMFNDIHTDTLNSPAASALPNNNIKQYELNHCREGAFESTLKDGIKVNMNAGDFAINPLENCSQHSLFPIRHYHGITVYIIPAELGEEARTLQQYFCIDYGSILEHLCRNGTLFLKRATPELDHIFHEMYHVPEEIAVPYLKVKIQELFLYLSTLKNGIDFADREYAQKNNKEIIKRLHRFIIKNSNKNYSYAQLSAVFHIKTTTMKTCYKSVYGVTIHETVKHARLQKAIDLLKNSSANITEIALEIGYSSHAKFSEAFKQTYNLRPSEYKKLIRQE from the coding sequence ATGGATTACTTAAACCACCTCTACGGCCGCGACATAAAAGCTGTCAAAAAATTACAACACGGGATAGTACATACCGTCAAAACGCCGAATGGAATATGCTACATTACATCGTACCGAATCTTCCCCGGTGTAAACGTTATGTTTAACGACATTCACACCGACACATTGAATTCTCCTGCCGCATCGGCTCTGCCCAATAACAATATCAAACAGTACGAACTGAACCATTGCAGAGAAGGCGCATTTGAATCGACATTAAAAGACGGCATAAAGGTCAACATGAATGCGGGCGACTTTGCAATCAATCCTTTAGAAAACTGTTCGCAACATTCGCTCTTTCCGATACGGCATTATCATGGCATTACCGTTTATATTATTCCGGCGGAATTGGGAGAAGAAGCCCGTACCTTGCAGCAGTATTTTTGTATCGATTACGGAAGCATTTTAGAGCACCTGTGCAGAAACGGTACTCTCTTTTTAAAACGAGCAACACCCGAACTTGATCACATATTTCATGAAATGTATCACGTACCGGAGGAAATTGCCGTTCCGTATTTAAAAGTAAAAATACAGGAATTGTTTTTGTATTTAAGTACCTTGAAAAACGGCATTGATTTTGCCGACCGTGAATACGCTCAAAAAAACAATAAGGAAATCATCAAGCGCCTCCACCGGTTTATCATAAAAAACTCAAATAAAAACTACAGTTATGCGCAGCTTTCCGCCGTCTTTCATATTAAAACGACAACAATGAAAACCTGCTATAAATCGGTGTATGGCGTAACCATTCACGAAACCGTCAAACATGCGCGGCTTCAAAAAGCAATCGATCTCCTTAAAAACTCCTCCGCCAACATTACGGAAATCGCTTTGGAAATAGGTTACTCAAGCCACGCAAAATTTTCGGAAGCATTTAAGCAGACCTATAACCTGCGACCGAGCGAATATAAAAAACTAATCCGGCAAGAATAA
- a CDS encoding TetR/AcrR family transcriptional regulator, producing the protein MNGLKHELNTREKILDAAKREFLEKGFAGTNVRAVAQRAGVTTGALYNLFKNKDGIFEALVGGVFNEFLHILAHNDVFEARELDMKAGDLSEITEMSQRRFLRMIDFFYANWDAMKLLVCCAKGSSFEHIFDKAIDLTEKATLRLLTMDGVKMSRRIKFFIHVMVTSHFENLKEIFYHDLTKSEAAEYVLDFNVYHCGGWKQYWMEQVKE; encoded by the coding sequence ATGAACGGTTTAAAGCACGAATTAAATACGCGTGAAAAAATCCTTGATGCGGCAAAACGGGAATTTTTGGAAAAGGGCTTTGCCGGCACAAATGTGCGCGCCGTTGCGCAAAGAGCCGGCGTAACGACGGGCGCTTTGTATAATCTTTTTAAAAACAAAGACGGCATATTTGAAGCCCTTGTCGGCGGCGTATTCAACGAATTCTTACACATACTGGCACACAACGACGTTTTCGAAGCACGGGAACTCGATATGAAAGCGGGCGATCTTTCCGAAATTACCGAAATGTCGCAGCGCCGCTTTTTAAGGATGATAGATTTTTTCTATGCCAATTGGGACGCGATGAAGTTGTTGGTTTGCTGCGCAAAGGGAAGTTCCTTCGAACATATTTTCGATAAAGCAATCGATTTGACGGAAAAAGCAACGCTTCGTTTGCTGACGATGGACGGCGTTAAAATGTCGCGCCGCATAAAGTTTTTTATTCACGTTATGGTAACGTCTCACTTTGAAAATTTAAAAGAAATTTTTTATCACGATTTGACAAAATCGGAAGCGGCGGAATATGTGCTCGACTTTAACGTGTATCACTGCGGCGGGTGGAAACAATATTGGATGGAACAGGTAAAGGAATAA
- a CDS encoding O-acetyl-ADP-ribose deacetylase, with translation MPIRIITADITKTKAGAIVNAANTTLLGGGGVDGAIHKAACPLLLEECKKLNGCKTGEAKITGAYNLSARYVIHTVGPVYSDGKSGEPELLASCYRESLRTALEHNCESIAFPCISTGVYGYPKKEAAEIALREIRTFLNTHGDCMEVTVVCFDDASCGIYKEMFFDY, from the coding sequence ATGCCGATACGAATAATAACCGCCGATATTACGAAAACAAAAGCCGGCGCGATTGTAAATGCCGCAAACACGACGCTGCTCGGAGGCGGCGGGGTTGACGGAGCCATACATAAAGCCGCATGTCCGCTTCTTTTGGAAGAATGCAAAAAACTGAACGGCTGCAAAACCGGCGAAGCAAAAATTACGGGCGCATACAATCTGAGCGCGCGCTACGTCATTCATACGGTCGGACCCGTTTATTCGGACGGCAAAAGCGGCGAGCCGGAACTTCTTGCTTCGTGCTACCGGGAATCTTTGCGCACGGCACTTGAGCACAACTGCGAGTCGATCGCATTCCCCTGCATAAGCACGGGTGTTTACGGGTATCCGAAAAAAGAAGCCGCTGAAATCGCTCTGCGCGAAATCAGAACGTTTTTAAACACCCACGGTGATTGCATGGAAGTAACCGTCGTTTGCTTTGACGATGCGTCTTGCGGCATCTATAAAGAAATGTTTTTCGATTATTGA